The region CGCTCGAGCGGCTCCTCGCGTCCGGCATGCTGGAGGAGGGCGTCCGCCGGATCGGCGCGGAGCAGGAGGTCTTCCTCGTCGACCAGGGCCTCCACCCGGCGCTTGCCGCGGTGGAGGTGCTGAAGACCCTCGACGATTCGCACTACACGACCGAGCTGGGAGCCTTCCAGCTCGAGATGAACCTCGAGCCGCAGGTCTTCACCGGCGATTGCCTGTCGCGCATGGAGCGGCAGCTGGAGGAACTCCTGAAAAAGGCTCGCGAGGCCGCGGCGCGCTCCGGCGTGAGCCTCGTGCTCACCGGGATCCTCCCGACCATCCGGAAGACCGACCTCGGGCTGGAATCGATGGTTCCGAATCCCCGGTACCGCGCGCTGAACGAGGCCATGACCGCGCTGCGCGGCCGCGAGTACGACATCTACATCAAGGGCACGGACGAGCTGCGCGTGACGCACGACAACGTGATGGTCGAGGCGTGCAATGCGTCCTTCCAGCTCCACTTCCAGTCCGGCGCCAAGGAGTTCGCCAATCTCTACAACCTCGCGCAGACGATCGCAGGGCCGTGTCTCGCGGCGGCGACGAACTCGCCCGTTCTCTTCGGCCGGCAGCTCTGGTCCGAGACGAGGATCGCGCTCTTCCAGCAGGCGGTCGACACGCGAAGCCCGATGCAGCTTCGCGACAGCATGCCCCGCGTCACGTTCGGCGACCGCTGGCTTCGCCAGTCGGTGATCGAGATCTACCGCGAGGACATCGCGCGTTTCCGCTCGCTCGTCGGGGTCGACTCCGACGAGGACCCCATCGCGAAGGTCGAACAGGGCCAGACGCCCGAGCTGCGCGCGCTCCGCCTCCACAACGGCACCGTCTACCGGTGGAACCGCGCGTGCTACGGCATCACCGACGGGAAGCCGCACCTCCGGATCGAGAACCGGGTGCTGCCCTCGGGACCCAGCGTGCCGGACCAGATCGCGAACGGCGCGTTCTGGTACGGCGTCATGAACGCGCTGGCGTCCCGCTACGAGGACA is a window of Candidatus Eisenbacteria bacterium DNA encoding:
- a CDS encoding glutamate-cysteine ligase family protein — translated: MSTKTIDSEFRGENRRRFTHSLLRDVAALERLLASGMLEEGVRRIGAEQEVFLVDQGLHPALAAVEVLKTLDDSHYTTELGAFQLEMNLEPQVFTGDCLSRMERQLEELLKKAREAAARSGVSLVLTGILPTIRKTDLGLESMVPNPRYRALNEAMTALRGREYDIYIKGTDELRVTHDNVMVEACNASFQLHFQSGAKEFANLYNLAQTIAGPCLAAATNSPVLFGRQLWSETRIALFQQAVDTRSPMQLRDSMPRVTFGDRWLRQSVIEIYREDIARFRSLVGVDSDEDPIAKVEQGQTPELRALRLHNGTVYRWNRACYGITDGKPHLRIENRVLPSGPSVPDQIANGAFWYGVMNALASRYEDITKLIEFDHAKRNFVAAAREGLSARLLWLEREEISAPRLILDRLLPLAHEGLAAAKVADTDRERYLGVLEKRVRTGRTGARWIVDSLSGMQGHGTPGERLNALTAAMMARQASGKPVSEWEAAKLGDAGGWKHNYVRVEQYMEADLVTVHEDDPVALLVHLMEWHRVRHVPVEDSEHRLVGLVSYRSLLRLLKETRPGFDASMVPVGTIMKRDPVSIGPTMSTLKAIEVMRRYRVGCLPV